The proteins below are encoded in one region of Parvicella tangerina:
- a CDS encoding OmpA family protein gives MKKVRLSIVTALFFIGSVSFAQDVEFKASNFKDNKDEFKVAEEHFEKGEEFLELGNEAIYAVLDPGNNFHAALKEFQIAYDFNPKSALLNFYMGNAYLYTNEKYKAKKYLDEAYKLNPEVDDFLDFYRGMAEQLDMNFGEAIKLYKKFENNSKSKQIESLGRMLKQRINECESGQELVAKPRRVWVDNMKTLNSPQDDYSPCITTDGTSIMITSRRPNGHTPDEVGNYDGDIYMSEMKNGKWTAPKNAGEPLSTTDDETASMLSYDGTKLLTFKSEGEDYNIYQSELDGANWTKPEIMHRSVNTIANQTYASLAPNRRRLYIITDKKTGGMSKGTDVYELSLMNNSRTEYGSAVTVGIEVNTKFNEGSVYIHPTGDFMFFCSEGHNSMGGYDIFVSEYKQGQWQEPENLGYPINTPYDDYFFAMTASEKYAYIASNREGGQGGLDIYKVTFWGDPKEQNATTEDYLLASIANPIKEVQIEKEVKVDKKALTVFKGKTIDALTGKAVEAEIDITDNATGKVIETFTTNSATGKFLLSLTAGKNYGIAVKAPGYLFHSENFDVVEPTGFNMVNKVIELKNIKKGSKIALRNIFFDSGKSDLKPESNTELDRLVKLLKDVPSLVIEISGHTDNVGSESMNAKLSQARADAVVSYLIGKGIKKDRLESKGYGSSQPVASNSTAEGRQQNRRTEFEILAN, from the coding sequence ATGAAAAAAGTAAGATTAAGTATAGTAACCGCATTGTTCTTCATCGGGAGCGTTTCATTTGCTCAAGATGTTGAATTTAAAGCAAGTAATTTTAAAGATAATAAGGATGAATTCAAAGTAGCTGAGGAGCACTTTGAAAAAGGAGAGGAGTTTCTTGAACTAGGTAATGAGGCGATCTATGCCGTATTAGATCCTGGGAATAACTTCCATGCGGCATTAAAGGAATTTCAAATAGCTTATGATTTTAACCCAAAGAGTGCGCTACTGAACTTTTATATGGGTAACGCTTATCTCTATACGAATGAGAAGTATAAAGCAAAAAAGTATCTTGATGAAGCGTATAAGTTGAATCCAGAGGTAGATGATTTCCTTGATTTTTATCGAGGAATGGCAGAACAGTTGGATATGAACTTTGGCGAAGCGATTAAGCTCTATAAGAAGTTTGAAAATAACTCAAAGAGTAAACAAATTGAGTCGTTGGGTAGAATGTTGAAACAGCGAATCAATGAATGTGAAAGTGGTCAGGAGTTGGTGGCAAAACCAAGAAGAGTGTGGGTTGATAATATGAAGACGTTGAATTCACCTCAGGATGATTATTCGCCATGTATCACTACAGATGGTACGTCTATAATGATCACATCCAGAAGACCAAACGGACATACACCTGATGAGGTAGGAAATTACGATGGTGATATTTACATGTCTGAAATGAAAAATGGTAAGTGGACCGCTCCAAAAAATGCAGGAGAACCGTTGTCTACAACAGATGATGAGACAGCTTCTATGCTTTCTTATGACGGTACAAAGTTATTGACATTCAAGTCTGAAGGAGAAGATTATAATATCTACCAGAGTGAGTTGGATGGAGCGAATTGGACGAAGCCTGAGATCATGCACAGAAGTGTCAATACCATTGCAAATCAAACTTATGCAAGTTTAGCACCTAACAGAAGAAGATTGTATATTATTACTGATAAGAAGACTGGCGGAATGAGCAAAGGAACTGATGTTTACGAGTTGAGTCTGATGAATAATAGTAGGACGGAATACGGCTCTGCTGTGACTGTGGGAATTGAAGTGAATACCAAATTCAATGAAGGATCCGTATATATTCATCCAACGGGAGACTTCATGTTCTTCTGTAGTGAGGGCCATAACTCCATGGGAGGTTACGACATCTTCGTTTCCGAGTACAAGCAAGGTCAATGGCAAGAACCAGAAAATCTAGGCTATCCGATTAATACGCCTTATGATGATTATTTCTTTGCCATGACGGCAAGTGAGAAGTATGCTTATATAGCTTCTAACCGTGAAGGCGGACAAGGTGGATTGGATATCTATAAAGTAACCTTTTGGGGAGATCCAAAAGAACAGAATGCAACAACAGAAGATTACCTGTTAGCAAGTATTGCAAATCCTATAAAGGAAGTACAAATTGAGAAAGAAGTGAAGGTCGATAAAAAAGCGCTGACTGTATTTAAGGGGAAAACAATTGACGCACTTACAGGAAAAGCAGTTGAAGCTGAGATTGACATTACGGATAATGCTACTGGAAAAGTGATTGAAACGTTTACAACGAATAGCGCTACCGGTAAGTTCTTGCTCTCATTAACAGCAGGTAAGAACTATGGAATTGCTGTAAAAGCTCCAGGTTACTTATTTCACAGTGAGAATTTTGATGTGGTTGAGCCTACTGGGTTTAATATGGTCAATAAGGTTATTGAATTGAAAAACATCAAAAAAGGAAGTAAAATTGCACTTCGGAACATATTCTTTGATAGTGGAAAGTCTGACCTTAAACCAGAGTCCAATACGGAGTTAGATCGTTTGGTGAAGTTATTGAAAGATGTTCCTTCTTTGGTTATTGAGATCTCTGGACACACCGATAATGTGGGTAGCGAAAGTATGAATGCTAAGCTGTCTCAGGCGAGGGCAGATGCGGTTGTAAGCTATTTAATTGGGAAAGGAATCAAAAAAGATCGCTTGGAAAGTAAAGGATATGGTTCTTCTCAACCTGTAGCTAGTAATTCTACAGCTGAAGGTCGTCAGCAAAACAGACGAACAGAGTTTGAAATCTTAGCGAATTAA
- a CDS encoding helix-turn-helix domain-containing protein — translation MSLGSRLHKAMRGKGITQKDLGKLLGVKSGTISYRIRNNAFKSHDIDFICNHFGINPEWVKLGVGEIYQDSETTYASKEIESDIQERSVEYYNILTGNELNEIINNEKDYSRKVLIERIRDLEIKLLQALDAEKIAVKRERQITDRYLELLEQKNSKD, via the coding sequence TTGAGCTTAGGAAGTAGACTACATAAGGCGATGAGAGGCAAAGGGATTACACAAAAAGATTTGGGTAAACTGTTAGGGGTAAAATCAGGCACGATTTCTTACCGTATCAGAAACAATGCTTTTAAAAGTCACGACATTGATTTCATTTGTAATCATTTTGGAATAAATCCTGAATGGGTAAAACTCGGAGTTGGAGAAATATATCAGGACTCTGAAACTACTTATGCTTCCAAAGAAATTGAGAGTGACATTCAAGAACGTTCTGTTGAGTATTACAATATCCTAACTGGTAATGAATTGAATGAAATCATCAACAACGAAAAGGATTATTCGAGGAAAGTTCTTATTGAACGAATCCGAGATTTGGAGATTAAGCTTCTGCAAGCTTTAGATGCTGAAAAAATAGCTGTAAAAAGAGAACGTCAGATTACTGATCGATATCTAGAACTTTTAGAACAAAAGAATAGTAAAGATTAG
- a CDS encoding AAA domain-containing protein has protein sequence MREPKSTIGYLKSCFELDNRGNLVSNVYSSKVSYRQFFKNGNFFTSWNELFLLENEHANNVQKELQLYVKEKELKVGLFFISFISNVIGKEIKNICPLFLVDAEIISDEFYFLRLQKDSAILNPAALKALDIESEDHMLEFKLKVEELIAESNGFSEGVVLQLRQLFIDFLPSVESDELLLYPQFCTQKKLKQFDPERCKIQVAGCMFVQEKSKNTQSVLSELDVLMRDNCEYSKLLLSYLNQTFIPKDISISPHQHIKTPVILSESQLKILSECVQNQCTIVTGPPGTGKSFTIAATAVNETLNGKSVLIVTGSEHANNAIEDKIKKDFQLTNISARISKNRSYKAELNRNLKKWLEGVGLTRGVGKKLLLSMEIEKLEDRLFQLETELLELAQEEIKFGEMILAEQRGLINKIKSFFLKLSLERIELHPKLMNEYFNTSSEVIRLKRMYLQAAQKEIIKNSIERNRQSFLQFRNALNATASGYIDELFKEIDFTMLTSVFPIWISTVSDVGIGLPFEKEMFDFVIVDEASQIDAATILPIFQRAKRVIICGDTEQLNPVTFIGQKQLLEVAEKFKAPDLAKLFNYQKESFLDICHKSLQDQSQMHFLDEHYRSLPDIISFSNYHFYNNELRIMTQLPKNENKIGLEPVFCNGTRLEDGTNLEEANALIERLKHLIDHIVLDDHLPTIGILSPFRKQANLIEKLIANDIELKDIKRHEIVCGTAHTFQGNERDIMLLSMVVDNHSHHGAFMHIDKSDVFNVSITRARNKQYVFHSLTNKCSHRDNLLFRYLFEPILLEDRNEQYLLDDLSLDKVTEWLKRSFKTEELKINYAIAGINIDIWAKINDRFVGIDAIGFPGEYEAAISVTKLKILSRLGIKIIPISVSNFLYHKQELKEILQRYI, from the coding sequence ATGAGAGAACCTAAGAGTACGATAGGCTATTTGAAGTCGTGTTTTGAATTGGATAACAGAGGTAATCTAGTATCCAATGTATATAGTAGCAAGGTCTCTTATCGGCAATTCTTTAAAAATGGAAACTTTTTTACAAGCTGGAATGAGTTGTTTCTATTAGAAAACGAGCACGCCAATAATGTTCAAAAGGAACTCCAATTATATGTAAAGGAAAAAGAGTTGAAAGTAGGTTTGTTTTTTATCTCTTTTATCTCAAATGTCATTGGTAAAGAAATTAAAAACATCTGTCCTCTATTTTTAGTAGATGCTGAAATTATAAGTGATGAGTTTTACTTTTTGAGACTTCAGAAAGACTCAGCAATTCTAAATCCTGCCGCTCTTAAGGCTCTTGATATTGAATCTGAAGATCATATGCTGGAGTTTAAATTGAAAGTGGAAGAATTGATCGCTGAGTCAAATGGTTTTAGCGAAGGAGTAGTATTACAATTGAGACAACTTTTTATCGACTTTTTGCCAAGTGTTGAAAGTGACGAACTACTACTCTACCCTCAGTTTTGCACTCAAAAAAAATTGAAACAATTTGACCCAGAACGCTGCAAAATTCAAGTCGCGGGCTGTATGTTCGTTCAGGAAAAATCAAAAAACACGCAAAGCGTTTTGAGTGAATTAGATGTTTTGATGAGGGATAATTGCGAATACAGTAAACTCCTGCTTTCTTATTTGAATCAAACTTTCATCCCCAAAGATATATCAATCTCACCTCATCAGCACATTAAAACTCCAGTAATACTTAGTGAATCACAGCTTAAAATACTCAGTGAGTGTGTGCAAAATCAATGCACGATTGTAACAGGTCCTCCGGGTACTGGAAAATCATTCACCATAGCTGCCACAGCTGTGAATGAAACTCTCAATGGTAAAAGTGTATTAATTGTAACAGGAAGTGAACACGCTAATAATGCCATAGAAGATAAGATCAAAAAGGACTTTCAGCTAACAAATATCTCAGCAAGAATAAGTAAGAACAGGAGCTACAAAGCTGAACTAAATCGAAATCTGAAGAAGTGGCTTGAAGGTGTGGGACTTACTCGTGGAGTTGGAAAAAAACTTCTGCTTTCAATGGAAATCGAAAAACTCGAAGATAGGCTTTTTCAATTAGAAACCGAACTCTTGGAACTTGCCCAAGAAGAGATCAAGTTTGGGGAAATGATCTTAGCGGAGCAGAGAGGTTTGATCAATAAAATCAAGTCATTCTTCTTGAAGCTGTCCTTGGAAAGAATAGAGCTACACCCAAAGCTGATGAACGAGTATTTCAATACGTCCTCCGAAGTCATTCGCTTAAAAAGGATGTATTTGCAAGCTGCCCAAAAAGAGATCATCAAAAACAGTATAGAACGAAACAGGCAGAGTTTTCTCCAATTTAGAAATGCGTTAAATGCAACGGCTAGCGGATATATTGATGAACTTTTCAAAGAGATCGATTTTACCATGCTTACGAGCGTTTTTCCTATTTGGATATCTACGGTCAGTGATGTGGGAATTGGACTACCTTTCGAAAAGGAGATGTTTGATTTTGTTATTGTTGACGAAGCAAGTCAAATTGATGCTGCCACTATCTTACCGATCTTTCAACGTGCGAAAAGAGTTATTATTTGTGGTGATACAGAGCAATTAAACCCCGTGACATTCATCGGTCAAAAGCAATTACTTGAAGTTGCAGAAAAATTCAAAGCTCCAGACCTAGCGAAGTTATTCAATTATCAAAAAGAGAGTTTTTTAGATATATGTCACAAATCACTTCAGGATCAATCTCAAATGCATTTTCTGGATGAGCATTATCGTAGTTTGCCCGATATCATTTCTTTTAGCAATTATCACTTTTACAATAATGAGTTGAGAATTATGACTCAGCTTCCAAAGAATGAGAATAAAATTGGTCTTGAGCCTGTGTTTTGCAATGGTACTCGATTGGAAGACGGCACCAACTTAGAAGAAGCTAACGCATTAATAGAGAGACTAAAACACTTAATCGATCATATTGTGTTAGACGATCATCTTCCAACCATAGGAATCCTTAGTCCATTCCGTAAACAAGCCAACTTAATAGAGAAACTGATCGCTAATGATATTGAACTTAAAGACATTAAGAGACATGAAATCGTTTGCGGAACGGCTCACACTTTCCAAGGTAATGAAAGAGATATCATGCTACTATCTATGGTAGTTGATAACCACTCTCACCACGGAGCGTTTATGCACATCGATAAATCTGACGTCTTCAATGTCAGCATAACCAGAGCTCGAAATAAACAATATGTGTTTCACTCACTCACCAATAAGTGCTCGCATAGGGATAATCTTCTCTTTAGATATCTATTCGAACCAATTCTACTTGAAGATAGAAACGAGCAGTATCTATTAGATGACTTATCTCTAGACAAGGTGACCGAATGGCTCAAGCGCTCCTTCAAAACTGAAGAACTGAAGATCAACTATGCTATTGCTGGCATCAACATTGACATTTGGGCTAAAATCAACGATCGTTTCGTAGGGATTGATGCAATTG
- a CDS encoding tetratricopeptide repeat protein translates to MKKLYLFMVGLLLTSFCWSQVELTPEEQAYQDSINKVNAENAATAEAQEAYNLGIELFGKGKFKEAIGSFNKAISGDPNFQAAYYNKGVAQYEAKDMKGCIATLNKLIKMNDEHDRAYFQRGLAHQADGDYEAALSDYNQVTFFAPDDVKAYYNAGTVLFLMEKYEDAIPLFTKCTEMEPKDYKAYNDRGSCYRMLQKFDMALADYEKAGKYGPKHAFVFNNLGSVKKMMKDYDGAKNDFTKAMSLDPDFFLAYNNRGAMLLEQEKNEEALRDFDKVIEMNPNYAPAYNNRGIIKHRKEDYKGAIKDFDKAISLNKNYAEAYANRGVSREMNRDMEGACADWSTASELGSSLGKTYQSANCEF, encoded by the coding sequence ATGAAAAAACTCTACTTATTCATGGTTGGTTTGCTTTTGACGAGCTTTTGCTGGTCGCAAGTAGAACTGACTCCAGAGGAACAAGCTTATCAGGATAGTATTAATAAGGTTAACGCTGAGAATGCAGCAACAGCAGAAGCGCAGGAAGCGTACAACCTTGGTATAGAACTTTTTGGGAAAGGCAAATTCAAAGAAGCGATTGGCTCTTTCAATAAAGCAATCTCGGGTGATCCCAACTTTCAGGCGGCTTATTACAACAAAGGAGTTGCACAATACGAAGCGAAAGACATGAAGGGATGTATTGCTACCTTGAACAAACTCATCAAAATGAATGATGAACATGATAGAGCTTATTTTCAAAGGGGGTTGGCGCATCAGGCTGATGGTGATTATGAGGCCGCTTTATCCGATTATAATCAAGTTACTTTTTTCGCTCCAGATGATGTGAAGGCTTATTATAATGCAGGAACCGTGTTGTTTTTAATGGAGAAATATGAAGACGCCATTCCACTGTTTACAAAATGTACAGAAATGGAGCCAAAGGACTACAAGGCTTATAACGATAGAGGTTCGTGCTATCGAATGCTTCAAAAATTTGATATGGCTTTGGCTGATTACGAAAAAGCCGGTAAGTACGGACCTAAGCATGCTTTTGTTTTTAACAACTTAGGATCAGTTAAGAAAATGATGAAAGATTATGATGGGGCTAAGAATGACTTCACCAAGGCAATGTCGCTAGATCCTGACTTTTTTCTTGCTTACAACAATAGAGGAGCTATGTTACTGGAACAAGAAAAGAATGAAGAAGCGCTCAGAGATTTTGACAAAGTAATTGAAATGAATCCTAATTATGCCCCAGCCTACAACAATAGAGGAATTATTAAGCATCGAAAAGAGGACTATAAAGGAGCTATCAAAGATTTTGATAAAGCCATTTCTTTGAACAAGAACTATGCGGAGGCCTATGCCAATAGAGGAGTGTCTCGAGAAATGAATAGGGATATGGAAGGAGCTTGCGCAGATTGGTCAACGGCAAGTGAGTTGGGTTCTTCTCTTGGGAAAACCTACCAATCAGCAAATTGCGAATTTTAA
- a CDS encoding DUF4919 domain-containing protein: MKKLVVLIIILLGVLQEKHAQFLFQYHLHFDSIASLSQDKKGDYFYDDLRERYEEGDTSMTSFDMLALIIGETQQDHYYPYELIPVEQEIMQLANKGEYANALYKCDSVLMNHPLNFTAILHKAFLEDKLGSLTAKKSKFKFVLYLDVILSTGDGTYQAPIMVLGPGDGQLLVRYVFGAGVGNMGSGEDAYGNFVDILEVLKEGEEPTNMYFNIEHAVLRMFKEDVVKKFEKAYKKEQKKAKKKKKEEKD; this comes from the coding sequence TTGAAGAAGTTAGTCGTTTTAATCATTATTTTGCTGGGTGTGCTTCAAGAGAAGCATGCCCAGTTTTTGTTTCAATATCATCTGCATTTTGACAGTATCGCTAGTTTAAGTCAGGATAAAAAAGGCGATTATTTTTATGATGACCTTAGGGAAAGATATGAAGAAGGAGATACATCCATGACCTCTTTCGACATGCTTGCGCTAATTATTGGAGAAACGCAGCAAGATCATTATTACCCTTATGAGTTGATTCCTGTAGAGCAAGAAATAATGCAACTCGCAAACAAGGGAGAATATGCGAATGCGCTATACAAGTGTGATAGTGTTTTAATGAATCATCCATTAAACTTCACGGCTATTTTACACAAAGCTTTTCTGGAAGATAAACTTGGAAGTCTGACTGCTAAAAAGTCAAAGTTTAAGTTTGTACTGTATCTAGATGTTATTCTATCCACAGGAGATGGAACTTATCAAGCACCTATTATGGTTTTGGGACCAGGAGATGGTCAGCTCCTTGTGCGCTACGTGTTCGGAGCAGGAGTTGGAAATATGGGCTCTGGTGAAGATGCTTATGGCAACTTTGTAGATATTTTGGAAGTACTAAAGGAAGGAGAAGAACCGACCAACATGTACTTCAACATAGAACATGCTGTTCTTAGAATGTTCAAGGAAGACGTTGTGAAAAAGTTTGAGAAAGCTTATAAAAAGGAACAGAAGAAGGCCAAAAAGAAGAAGAAAGAAGAAAAGGATTAA
- a CDS encoding FAD-binding oxidoreductase encodes MKSSSNILSLKSHLEAICGKENVFTTEEVLKAYGSDHTEDLSFPPQILVKPGSTEEVSAILSLSYEVEVPVTPIGALTGLSGGALSVKGGIGLSLERMNKILKIDTNNMQVTTQPAVITQLLQEEVAKYGLYYAPDPASRGTCSIGGNLAENSGGPRALKYGVTKDFVLNLEVVLPNGEIIQTGANTLKNSTGYNLTQLLVGSEGTLGVITKAVLKLLPLPKHNLLMLVPFSSAFKACEAVAAIFNAGITPSALEFMERDAIDWTLDFVDSPPQLEIKEHHQAHLLIEVDGNDQEVLFKDCEKISEVVQRYEADEVMFADSEAQKEALWFLRRRVGEAVKANSIYKEEDTVVPRFELPKLLEGVKRIGEKYGFKSVCYGHAGDGNLHINIVKADMTDQQWSEELPKGIRELFQLTVDLGGTISGEHGIGYVQKGYMDIPFSKVELELMKKIKKVFDPKGLLNPGKIWE; translated from the coding sequence ATGAAAAGCAGCAGTAATATCTTAAGTCTAAAAAGTCATTTAGAAGCGATTTGCGGAAAAGAAAATGTCTTTACTACAGAAGAAGTGTTGAAGGCTTATGGAAGTGATCATACAGAAGATTTAAGTTTCCCACCACAAATACTCGTAAAGCCAGGTTCTACAGAAGAGGTGTCAGCGATTTTGAGTCTGTCTTATGAAGTTGAGGTTCCAGTTACACCTATAGGAGCGTTGACGGGGTTGAGCGGGGGAGCACTTAGTGTGAAAGGCGGAATAGGTCTTTCTCTTGAACGAATGAACAAAATCTTAAAGATTGATACAAATAATATGCAGGTAACCACTCAACCTGCTGTAATTACTCAGTTACTTCAGGAGGAAGTGGCAAAGTATGGATTATACTATGCTCCAGACCCAGCAAGTAGAGGAACCTGCAGTATTGGTGGTAATTTGGCCGAAAATTCAGGAGGCCCCAGAGCTTTAAAGTATGGGGTGACGAAAGATTTTGTACTTAATCTTGAAGTTGTTTTACCGAATGGAGAGATCATTCAAACTGGAGCAAATACACTAAAAAACAGTACAGGATACAATCTTACACAATTATTGGTAGGCTCTGAAGGCACTCTTGGAGTGATCACAAAAGCAGTTTTAAAATTGCTACCACTGCCCAAACACAATTTATTGATGTTAGTACCTTTCTCATCAGCTTTTAAAGCTTGTGAAGCGGTTGCTGCAATATTTAACGCAGGAATAACACCATCGGCACTTGAGTTTATGGAGCGTGACGCCATAGACTGGACCCTCGATTTTGTGGATTCACCTCCGCAGTTGGAGATTAAAGAACATCATCAAGCCCATTTACTGATCGAGGTGGATGGCAATGATCAAGAAGTATTATTCAAAGATTGTGAGAAGATTTCAGAGGTTGTTCAACGCTATGAGGCAGATGAAGTCATGTTTGCTGATTCTGAAGCTCAAAAAGAAGCGCTGTGGTTTTTGAGAAGACGAGTAGGCGAGGCGGTTAAAGCTAATTCAATTTATAAGGAGGAAGATACGGTTGTCCCTCGATTTGAATTACCGAAATTACTTGAGGGAGTAAAAAGAATAGGAGAGAAGTATGGCTTTAAATCGGTTTGTTACGGGCATGCTGGAGATGGTAATTTACACATCAACATTGTAAAGGCTGATATGACAGATCAGCAATGGAGTGAGGAGTTGCCAAAAGGCATTAGAGAGTTGTTTCAACTTACCGTTGATCTCGGAGGTACGATTTCTGGAGAGCATGGAATTGGATACGTTCAAAAGGGGTACATGGATATTCCATTTTCAAAGGTAGAACTTGAGCTAATGAAGAAAATAAAGAAGGTTTTTGACCCTAAAGGACTATTAAATCCTGGTAAGATTTGGGAATAG